The Nothobranchius furzeri strain GRZ-AD chromosome 6, NfurGRZ-RIMD1, whole genome shotgun sequence genome includes a region encoding these proteins:
- the il11ra gene encoding interleukin-11 receptor subunit alpha isoform X2 translates to MPGLLSGPVCLTVIWMLSWSLRPSCAQIWTDEDVQYGRLDSNVTLACGKSEIRIPVMWLHNHSSVLPWHQVMSDGSLVLLHADQSAQGNYSCYDDSGLLLHSVRLRLGRPPGILSISCQVPNHTHVRCSWSESVKTFLPATFNASFRGKTQESKPCIIDVTHRHCDVHHPAFWQTIHILKVTETNALGSQTTSVQFRLDKLLKPDPPASVSANKVEGFPMRLRVSWKYPTSWPQENAFPLRFHIRYRPYGSSIWSELFTVEVEVVISDALAGHIHQVQVRAQDDVNSDSQWSDWTAMRLVRPWEAGTTTEFPEDTTSPDVFNPFSTKPETSTVKSQNSVAQDDDNFCLLVLLILFSIFILMTLLSLIFVVWMKHRRREHATKQELASMVKMKSVPI, encoded by the exons ATGCCTGGCCTTTTGTCCGGTCCTGTGTGTCTGACAGTCATCTGGATGTTATCTTGGTCATTGCGCCCGAGTTGTGCTCAGATTTGGACTGATGAAG ATGTGCAGTATGGACGTTTGGACTCGAACGTGACGCTGGCATGTGGGAAATCAGAAATCAG GATCCCTGTGATGTGGCTTCACAACCACAGCTCGGTGTTACCGTGGCACCAGGTGATGTCAGACGGAAGCTTAGTTCTGCTGCATGCGGACCAGTCGGCGCAGGGCAACTACAGCTGCTATGACGACAGCGGGCTCCTCCTCCATTCTGTCAGGCTCCGGCTAGGCC GTCCCCCTGGGATACTGAGCATTTCCTGTCAAGTGCCCAACCACACACATGTCCGCTGCTCTTGGAGCGAGTCTGTGAAGACCTTCCTGCCAGCCACGTTCAACGCCTCCTTCAG GGGGAAGACTCAGGAGTCGAAGCCATGCATTATAGATGTGACCCACAGGCACTGTGATGTGCACCATCCTGCTTTCTGGCAGACCATTCACATCCTTAAAGTCACAGAGACGaatgcacttggctcccagaCGACATCTGTCCAGTTCAGGCTTGATAAGCTCT TGAAACCGGATCCCCCAGCGTCGGTTTCTGCTAATAAGGTAGAAGGTTTTCCTATGAGGCTGAGAGTCTCGTGGAAGTATCCCACCTCCTGGCCACAGGAAAACGCTTTCCCCCTCCGCTTTCACATCAGATACAGACCATATGGCTCTAGTATCTGGTCAGAG CTTTTCACGGTGGAGGTTGAGGTTGTGATCTCTGACGCCCTGGCGGGCCACATCCACCAGGTTCAGGTTCGAGCCCAGGATGACGTGAACTCGGACAGTCAGTGGAGTGACTGGACCGCCATGAGGCTGGTCAGACCTTGGGAAG CTGGCACTACCACAGAGTTTCCAGAGGACACCACATCTCCAGATGTCTTTAACCCTTTCAGCACTAAACCTGAAACATCCACCGTTAAGTCACAAA ATTCTGTAGCACAGGATGACGATAATTTCTGTCTTCTGGTTCTCCTCATTTTGTTCTCCATCTTCATCCTCATGACCCTCCTTTCCCTCATCTTTGTTGTATG GATGAAACACAGGCGGCGTGAACATGCCACCAAACAGGAACTCGCCTCCATGGTCAAGATGAAGTCCGTGCCAATCTAA
- the il11ra gene encoding interleukin-11 receptor subunit alpha isoform X1, whose translation MPGLLSGPVCLTVIWMLSWSLRPSCAQIWTDEVLSDVQYGRLDSNVTLACGKSEIRIPVMWLHNHSSVLPWHQVMSDGSLVLLHADQSAQGNYSCYDDSGLLLHSVRLRLGRPPGILSISCQVPNHTHVRCSWSESVKTFLPATFNASFRGKTQESKPCIIDVTHRHCDVHHPAFWQTIHILKVTETNALGSQTTSVQFRLDKLLKPDPPASVSANKVEGFPMRLRVSWKYPTSWPQENAFPLRFHIRYRPYGSSIWSELFTVEVEVVISDALAGHIHQVQVRAQDDVNSDSQWSDWTAMRLVRPWEAGTTTEFPEDTTSPDVFNPFSTKPETSTVKSQNSVAQDDDNFCLLVLLILFSIFILMTLLSLIFVVWMKHRRREHATKQELASMVKMKSVPI comes from the exons ATGCCTGGCCTTTTGTCCGGTCCTGTGTGTCTGACAGTCATCTGGATGTTATCTTGGTCATTGCGCCCGAGTTGTGCTCAGATTTGGACTGATGAAG TGTTGTCAGATGTGCAGTATGGACGTTTGGACTCGAACGTGACGCTGGCATGTGGGAAATCAGAAATCAG GATCCCTGTGATGTGGCTTCACAACCACAGCTCGGTGTTACCGTGGCACCAGGTGATGTCAGACGGAAGCTTAGTTCTGCTGCATGCGGACCAGTCGGCGCAGGGCAACTACAGCTGCTATGACGACAGCGGGCTCCTCCTCCATTCTGTCAGGCTCCGGCTAGGCC GTCCCCCTGGGATACTGAGCATTTCCTGTCAAGTGCCCAACCACACACATGTCCGCTGCTCTTGGAGCGAGTCTGTGAAGACCTTCCTGCCAGCCACGTTCAACGCCTCCTTCAG GGGGAAGACTCAGGAGTCGAAGCCATGCATTATAGATGTGACCCACAGGCACTGTGATGTGCACCATCCTGCTTTCTGGCAGACCATTCACATCCTTAAAGTCACAGAGACGaatgcacttggctcccagaCGACATCTGTCCAGTTCAGGCTTGATAAGCTCT TGAAACCGGATCCCCCAGCGTCGGTTTCTGCTAATAAGGTAGAAGGTTTTCCTATGAGGCTGAGAGTCTCGTGGAAGTATCCCACCTCCTGGCCACAGGAAAACGCTTTCCCCCTCCGCTTTCACATCAGATACAGACCATATGGCTCTAGTATCTGGTCAGAG CTTTTCACGGTGGAGGTTGAGGTTGTGATCTCTGACGCCCTGGCGGGCCACATCCACCAGGTTCAGGTTCGAGCCCAGGATGACGTGAACTCGGACAGTCAGTGGAGTGACTGGACCGCCATGAGGCTGGTCAGACCTTGGGAAG CTGGCACTACCACAGAGTTTCCAGAGGACACCACATCTCCAGATGTCTTTAACCCTTTCAGCACTAAACCTGAAACATCCACCGTTAAGTCACAAA ATTCTGTAGCACAGGATGACGATAATTTCTGTCTTCTGGTTCTCCTCATTTTGTTCTCCATCTTCATCCTCATGACCCTCCTTTCCCTCATCTTTGTTGTATG GATGAAACACAGGCGGCGTGAACATGCCACCAAACAGGAACTCGCCTCCATGGTCAAGATGAAGTCCGTGCCAATCTAA